ACGGTGCCGTCGCCCGCGTACGCCGAGATGATCAGCCCCTGGCCCAGGCGGTCCACCGCCTGGTGGTGGGAGGTCGGGACGTCCGACTCCTCGGGGACGGCCGCTTCGTACCGCGTCCCGGGGACCGGCTTCACCGGATGTTCGCCGAAGACGCCGAGGGTCGCGGCCGTATGGCCCTCCAGATGCTGGATCAACGTCCCGCCCAGCGCGACATTCAGCAGCTGCATACCCCGGCAGATCGCGAGCAGCGGTGTTCCGGACGCCAGCGCGGCCTCGATCAGCGCCAGTTCCCAGTCGTCGCGCTCCCTGGCGGGTGGTCCGGTACGGGGGTCCGGCTCGGCCCCGTACCGTATGGGCTCCACGTCCGGGCCGCCCGAGATGACCAGCCCGTCGAGGCGGGCGACCACCGAGGCGGCGGTGGCCGGCTCGTCCGGCGGGAGCATGACGGCGACGCCGCCCGCGCGCTGGACGAGCCGGGGGTAAGCCATGGGCAGCAGGGCGGCGGGCAGGTCCCAGACGCCCCACTTGGCCGACGTCTCCAGATATGTGCTGACGCCGATGAGCGGCTTCACTGAACGTTCCTCCGATGGTGCTGTGCTTTGTGCTGTGCTGTCGTGCGGTGGTGCCGTCGTGCGGTGGTGCTGTCGTACGGGGTCTCAGTCCCGTTTCAGCTCGTCCTCCGCCGCAGCGAGCGCGGCGAACTCCTCCTCGGGTGCCGCGGCCACCAGCCGGTGCCGACTGTAGAAAGCGAAGTAGGCGAGAGC
This window of the Streptomyces niveus genome carries:
- a CDS encoding gamma-glutamyl-gamma-aminobutyrate hydrolase family protein; amino-acid sequence: MKPLIGVSTYLETSAKWGVWDLPAALLPMAYPRLVQRAGGVAVMLPPDEPATAASVVARLDGLVISGGPDVEPIRYGAEPDPRTGPPARERDDWELALIEAALASGTPLLAICRGMQLLNVALGGTLIQHLEGHTAATLGVFGEHPVKPVPGTRYEAAVPEESDVPTSHHQAVDRLGQGLIISAYAGDGTVEAVELVDERWALGVQWHPEMGEDTRVMAALVAAARERERIGARPPGR